CCGGGGCAATAAATACCCGATTTCTTCCTGAGCAACCGCTCTGCCGCTGAGGTCGAAAAGTCTAATCCTTGCATTATTCCAGGAAAGGTGCTCCTCTTTATGCAGGATGATGTTCGCGTTGCCGTTGGTGGGATTGGGGATGATAAACATTGAAAAGCCAGGGTTTATGGGTGGCCTTTGGCTGATTCTGACACCAATCTGGTCATAAAAACAAGCTCCGATATCAGAAATGGTATTGTCGGGATCATAGGGAAAGGTTGGGTCACCGGCATCAATGCAGGGGGAGTTTTCCAGGAGGTTATATGCCAGATAGGTAGTATCAGCAAACATTGGATCCATAAACAGGTTGAAATAAACATCACATGAGTCACCGTTGATATTTGTCTGGCAAAGGTTTCCGAAACCCGGGATAGGGTCCTTAAAATAAATAACAATATTATAAAATAAATTGTGATATGGACGAAAGGCTGTATCCTGGAAAGTATGATAGGGGTAAAATATAAATTCATTGTTAATGAATATATTATTAATAAGATCAGGGCTTGCATGATCCAAATTTGCTACGGCAGCGAAATTGTTATTGAAAATATTATTTGATAAACGAGGTGTTGAATGATCGGTATTGACAATACCAGGCGAGATTTTCAAATCCGGATGGCAAAAAATACCATAAGAAATAACAGGACTTGATGAATCACGACAAAAGTATAGTGCAGGATAGTAATACAAACCTTCATTTTGAAAATCAATGTATTTAAAAACAGGAGAAGCATTTCCTCTTATATCGACCATTATTCTACGAACCGGTGGTACATCATGGATAATGCCATGGGATAAAATTGGTGATGCGTCTTGAATGATTATACCTGAATCATTATCGGAGATTTCAAAATATTCCAGGATGCTGTTGGACGAAGAATTTCCTGTAAATCTCAAGCCTTCCCATGGTGTATACGAAAATACAATGGGATCATCTTTTGTCCCTTTTGCATCCAGGGTTCCAAAAACATCGAAATTGCCATATCTTTTAAAGAATATTTCTACACCCGGCAGGATTTGCAGTGTTTCACCTTCAGGGACCTGAATGTCTCCGAACAACCAATAATGGTAATCATTCTCCCAGATGCCTGATTGTTCACCCATTGAAATCTCATTAACGGTTCCAGGATATAGCATATGGTCAATTAAGTAATTATCCTGGAAACAATTAATGAGGCCGGGTGTGAAATAAGGATAAAACCCAAACATTGAACACCTTAGGTAATATCTTCCAATAGGTACTGTGGTTTCAAAATATCCTGAAGAATCCGTAAATGCATAAATAGGAGAAAAATCATTGCATTCCGGTGTCAGAATGACCTTAATTCTGGCATGGTTATTTCCCTGATATAGTTTGCAATGACCACTTAAAACAACTTCTGATTTTGCAGGTATACGAAAGTTAGTATAAATAGAAGAATCAAGTTCCAAAGTGATCATCGTATCAACCCATATGGTTCCTTCTTCATTATCAAGAGTAACTTCGTAATTTCTGGGCATTAACGTTGGATTGAAAAAATATCCTGTTGAATCGGTCCAGGTTTCGTTTATACCGAAACAATTGGAATGCTTCACGTGAAAGAATTTGACAGGATTTCCGGTAGAATCAAAAACAAACCCATGAAGGAGACCCCGTTGAGGTTCCTGTAATTCACCGAGACCAGGTTGTGATCCAAGTATTTCGAAGTTTTCATAATTATAATTTCGATTCGGATTATGGATCGTTTGTCCGAGGAAAGGCGGATTAACCATAGATCCCGGAACATTTCCATATCTAAAATGCTTCGCCATTATATCACCGAGATAGTAATCGAATATATATAATTCTCCACCACTACGGTTTAACCACAAGTATTTATCAAGGTCATTTTGAGTTAATAGCATAATACCAGGTTCGTTCGGTTTCCTGGAAAAGTTGGCAGAATCCTGGAGAGTATATAAAGTAAACATGCTATGTGAGTTAATGGAATTGAATAATATTTCAATGGTCCATTCCCCGTTGTTTGCAAAATATATTTCGGTGATCACAGCTTCTGTGGAGGGAGGAACGTTTGAGAGGCAAAATGAAGCCAAAAGGAGGAATAATGCGCTAAACGTTTGTTTCTTCATCACTTGATAAATTTCGTATAAAGATATAGAAAATAATCTGATATATCAAGGGGCAGGTTGAAGGATTCAGGCTGAAGGTTTCAGGTTGCAGGTTGCAGGCGGCAGGTAGTTTGAGTGAGGGTATTGAGGGATGAGTTGGAACTTGGAACTTGTAACTTGCCGCTTGCTGCTTGTAACCTGAAACTTGCCCCCTGCCCCTTTCCCCTAGCTCCTCCCTCTTGCTCCTTGCAACCTGCAACCTGCCCCCTGCTGCCTGCCCCCTGCCTCTAACTCTTGCCTCTTGCCCCTTGCTTCTTGCCCCCTGAAACCTGCAACCTGAATCTTGTTTTCCGTTTCCCGTTTCCTTTACCCACTTGTTTTGTGTTTATAATTTTTGGAGGACGGGTATTGACAAATGGGAAAATGGAGTATATTTGGGGGGGATGGGTTTGTGGTGGGGGTGTGGGTGTAGGTGGGTTTTGGGAAGCTATACGTGGGGGGTATGGGAGTAGGAGGAAGGGGGTTTTATGCTTTAGTTGGCAACAAGTGTAAAAAGACAGACGACCAGACAGATACGATAATGATATATAATAACGAAAGAAAGGTTTTAGCTTTTTGATAGGACTGTGCAAATTTGATGGAAATTTATTTTGTTTTTTCCCCACCCGCAAAAAAAAGGAAACCCCACCTACAATGCACACATTGCAAAAGCCCCACCAGTCAGGGCTGAAAACAAAGCTTTGTCAAAGAGTACAATCCTGTATTAGCATCATTCTATATTTCGGCAGCATTTTTATTTTGCTGCCAATATATATTTTTTTATATTTGTACTCTAACTTTTTAAACTATCGCAACAGATAAATTAAATATTGAACAGCTTAAAGATTATTTCAAAGGCAAAGAAAGCTTTGATACATCTGATATTGTAAAGTTTTATTCACAAAGGGAACCGGAAGTAAATGCTACTACAATAAATTGGAGAGTTTATAATTTGGTGCGATCTGGCGTTTTGAACAGGATTGGAAGAGGAAGATTTGCAATTGGTAAAATCAGGATTTATATACCGGAAATAACTTCTAAAATAAAATCAGTCCATTCAAAGCTAAAAAAGGAATTTCCATATTTGAGGATATGCATTTGGAATACCTCTTCCTTAAATGAATTTATGGTTCATCAGCCGGGAAGATTCTACATACTTATTGAGGTGGATAAAGAAGCAGTACAATCGGTATTTTTTTATTTAAAAGAGCATAAATTTTCTGTGTTTCTTGAACCTACTAAGGATTTAATTGAAAAATACTTACCTGATGAAAAAGAAACCTTAATCGTAAAGTCTTTGGTTTCAGAAGCTCCATTACAAACAATAAACAGAATCAACTCGCCCACAATTGAAAAAATGTTGGTTGATATTTTTTGTGATGATATAATATTTGCTGCTCAACAAGGTTCTGAGATGAGAACTATTTTTCAGGAAGCATTTAAAAAATATACTGTAAATGAGAGTCGTATGATGCGATATGCCGATAGACGAAGGAAAAAGGATAGCCTTCGTGAATACTTAGGTTCAATTTCTAATATACGGCAGCAAAGTTAAAATACTTCCAATATATAGAATGTGATAGATAAAGATAAAATTACGTTAGACTGGATAACTAAGGTTTCAAAAGAATACCGAAATGCCGATAAAATATTGGTTGAAAAAGTTATTCGTTCCCTTTTACTACTGGAAGGGTTAGTGAAACAAAAACTCTTTTTTGTTTTTAAGGGGGGTACAGCATTAATGTTGCATTTGAATTCTTCAAAAAGGTTATCCATTGACATTGATATTATAATGCCTGTAAAACCTGAAAAAATCGATGAATTACTTGATGGTGCTGTTTCAGAACAAGGCTTTCTTAGAAAAGAATTGCAGCAGCGAAATACATATTCGAAAATTGATAAAGCTCACTACAAATTTTATTACCATCCTTTACATAAAGCGAGCAAAAACGAAGAATTTGTATTGCTTGATATTCTTTTTGAAGAAGTGCAATATGAGAACTTGGTTGAACTCAAAATACAATCTTCATTTTTACCTGAAAAGGAATCTCCTTTCACCGTTAAATCTGCATGTTTAGAAGATATAATAGGTGATAAGTTAACAGCGTTTGCCCCAAACACTGCCGGGATTCCTTATTTTAAAGGCAAGGATAGCA
The nucleotide sequence above comes from Bacteroidota bacterium. Encoded proteins:
- a CDS encoding nucleotidyl transferase AbiEii/AbiGii toxin family protein; translated protein: MIDKDKITLDWITKVSKEYRNADKILVEKVIRSLLLLEGLVKQKLFFVFKGGTALMLHLNSSKRLSIDIDIIMPVKPEKIDELLDGAVSEQGFLRKELQQRNTYSKIDKAHYKFYYHPLHKASKNEEFVLLDILFEEVQYENLVELKIQSSFLPEKESPFTVKSACLEDIIGDKLTAFAPNTAGIPYFKGKDSMSMEIIKQLYDIGNLFDHATYIEIIKTTFKKFAKTELDYREMNSLTERDVLEDIYQTSLCIVSRGANGKGDFDQLQQGIQRVSRFIFSESYHIEKAITHASKAAYLATLIKHDYKTIEKYSDPSKMKDWLIAEPMNVKLNRLKKSNPEAFFYWYKIYELETK
- a CDS encoding T9SS type A sorting domain-containing protein, whose translation is MKKQTFSALFLLLASFCLSNVPPSTEAVITEIYFANNGEWTIEILFNSINSHSMFTLYTLQDSANFSRKPNEPGIMLLTQNDLDKYLWLNRSGGELYIFDYYLGDIMAKHFRYGNVPGSMVNPPFLGQTIHNPNRNYNYENFEILGSQPGLGELQEPQRGLLHGFVFDSTGNPVKFFHVKHSNCFGINETWTDSTGYFFNPTLMPRNYEVTLDNEEGTIWVDTMITLELDSSIYTNFRIPAKSEVVLSGHCKLYQGNNHARIKVILTPECNDFSPIYAFTDSSGYFETTVPIGRYYLRCSMFGFYPYFTPGLINCFQDNYLIDHMLYPGTVNEISMGEQSGIWENDYHYWLFGDIQVPEGETLQILPGVEIFFKRYGNFDVFGTLDAKGTKDDPIVFSYTPWEGLRFTGNSSSNSILEYFEISDNDSGIIIQDASPILSHGIIHDVPPVRRIMVDIRGNASPVFKYIDFQNEGLYYYPALYFCRDSSSPVISYGIFCHPDLKISPGIVNTDHSTPRLSNNIFNNNFAAVANLDHASPDLINNIFINNEFIFYPYHTFQDTAFRPYHNLFYNIVIYFKDPIPGFGNLCQTNINGDSCDVYFNLFMDPMFADTTYLAYNLLENSPCIDAGDPTFPYDPDNTISDIGACFYDQIGVRISQRPPINPGFSMFIIPNPTNGNANIILHKEEHLSWNNARIRLFDLSGRAVAQEEIGYLLPRDNEYRMGLQDLTNSSALKGTYLLSLEINNTVMVSKKLIVE